A window from Microtus ochrogaster isolate Prairie Vole_2 unplaced genomic scaffold, MicOch1.0 UNK333, whole genome shotgun sequence encodes these proteins:
- the Tmem14a gene encoding transmembrane protein 14A: MQEQCFLLTAELCIQLMYPPLCLSPDTGGVPSLIAGLSVGVLAGYGAYRVSNDKRDVKVSLFTAFLLATIMGVRFKRSKKIMPAGLVAGVSLVMILRLVLLLL, from the exons ATGCAAGAGCAGTGCTTCCTACTAACTGCTGAGTTGTGTATCCAGCTCATGtatcctcctctctgtctctctcctgacaCAGGTGGCGTTCCATCTTTGATTGCTGGTCTTTCTGTTGGAGTTTTGGCTGGGTATGGAGCCTACCGTGTCTCCAATGACAAACGGGATGTCAAAGTGTCATTGT TTACAGCTTTCTTACTGGCCACCATAATGGGTGTGAGATTCAAGAGATCCAAGAAAATAATGCCTGCTGGGCTGGTTGCAGGCGTAAG CCTCGTGATGATCCTGAGACTGGTCCTGCTGTTGCTTTAG